A single window of Arcobacter venerupis DNA harbors:
- a CDS encoding ATP-binding cassette domain-containing protein: MQYLQINNLTFKYSHTNIFSNLNLTFEPLSWSCIVGNNGSGKTTLLKLIAKKMKLEFGSIVGNDLVYYCQQSLTETPEGFEEFIYTFNSKTFRLKELLHIQDEWFYRWQSLSYGEKKRIQIAIALYQEVDVLLLDEPTNYLDYTSKNIVLEALKSFRGIGILVSHDREILNTLCTNTVIMRNQNIHIYKSNYDNAIKEFNQHRDFLIKENENINKELKKLQKNIQNQKEKVSISKSRLSKKNIDKNDKDSKEKINLAKLTGKDKNDSKLVTTFSKKYEEQKLKRNELDKEFKKGIKIENNISKKDLFSFYLEEGSLKLSQEKTLYYPNLSINSNDKIAIVGDNGVGKSSFVKYLILKIGLNNNYLYLPQEIEEIQIKKLYEEIDSLDNEKKGLLFTLIRRMSSNPKNLLEHIFASPGELRKLFIAKALLENISLIILDEPTNHMDIDSIEAIEKALLEYDKALIVVSHDKTFIENLKLKVWTLSNKNNQIILN, translated from the coding sequence ATGCAATATTTACAAATAAATAATCTTACATTTAAGTATTCACACACAAATATTTTCTCAAATCTAAATCTTACTTTTGAACCACTTTCTTGGAGTTGTATTGTTGGAAATAATGGTTCAGGTAAAACAACACTTTTAAAACTTATTGCTAAAAAAATGAAGCTTGAATTTGGAAGTATAGTTGGCAATGATTTGGTTTATTATTGCCAACAAAGTTTGACTGAAACTCCAGAAGGTTTTGAAGAGTTTATTTATACTTTTAATAGTAAAACTTTCAGATTAAAAGAGTTACTTCATATCCAAGATGAGTGGTTTTATAGATGGCAGAGTTTAAGTTATGGAGAGAAAAAAAGAATTCAAATTGCTATAGCTTTATACCAAGAAGTGGATGTTTTATTATTGGATGAGCCAACAAATTATTTGGATTATACTTCAAAAAATATTGTACTAGAAGCTTTGAAAAGTTTTAGAGGTATTGGTATTTTAGTAAGCCACGACAGGGAAATATTAAATACTTTATGCACAAATACAGTGATAATGAGAAATCAAAATATTCACATATATAAAAGCAATTATGACAATGCTATAAAAGAGTTTAATCAACATAGAGATTTTTTGATAAAAGAGAATGAAAATATTAACAAAGAATTAAAAAAACTTCAAAAAAATATTCAAAATCAAAAAGAAAAAGTATCAATATCAAAAAGTAGATTGTCCAAAAAAAATATAGATAAAAATGACAAAGATTCAAAAGAAAAAATAAATCTTGCCAAACTTACAGGAAAAGATAAAAATGATTCAAAACTTGTCACAACTTTTTCTAAAAAATACGAGGAACAAAAACTAAAAAGAAATGAACTAGATAAAGAGTTTAAAAAAGGAATAAAAATAGAAAATAATATTTCAAAAAAGGATTTATTCTCTTTTTATTTAGAAGAGGGAAGTTTGAAATTATCACAAGAAAAAACTTTGTATTATCCAAATTTATCTATAAATTCAAATGATAAAATAGCAATTGTTGGGGATAATGGCGTTGGAAAAAGTAGTTTTGTAAAATATCTTATTTTAAAAATTGGTTTAAATAATAACTACTTATATCTTCCCCAAGAGATTGAAGAAATTCAAATCAAAAAATTATATGAAGAAATAGATTCTTTAGATAACGAAAAAAAAGGTTTGCTTTTTACTCTTATAAGAAGAATGTCTTCAAATCCAAAGAATCTTTTAGAACATATCTTTGCAAGTCCTGGGGAACTAAGAAAACTTTTTATTGCAAAAGCATTATTGGAAAATATTAGTTTGATTATACTTGATGAACCTACAAATCACATGGATATAGATTCTATTGAAGCTATTGAAAAAGCTTTGCTTGAGTATGACAAAGCTTTGATTGTTGTAAGTCATGATAAAACTTTTATTGAAAATCTTAAGTTAAAAGTTTGGACACTAAGTAATAAAAATAATCAAATAATCTTAAACTAA
- a CDS encoding MBOAT family O-acyltransferase, producing MISYIIDVSKKRYPIEKNFNILLGYILFFPQLIAGPILRPSELIPQLKNLPIVTNKMRILAITIFTIGLAKKLIFADQLAPYVDSVYASPTTALYHEWLIAIYGFSVQIYCDFSGYSDMAIGLALFFGIKLPINFDRPYLATTVPDIWRKWHITLSTWFRDYIYFPIAGRKTNIQLHFFAALFTMTVCGFWHGASWNFILWGFLNGLLVAITNLLRIKRIKIPFPTALKIFLTFHWWVFSTILFRSTDLSNAMDVCAQAINWSTFNIFALKEYIFPIILITIFFMSHYFDQFSRVEKITNQINKKYLFLFLLMIWIIAIVLGSSSEESEKFIYFDF from the coding sequence TTGATATCTTATATAATAGATGTTTCAAAGAAAAGATATCCTATAGAAAAAAATTTTAATATATTACTAGGATATATTCTATTTTTCCCACAATTAATAGCTGGACCTATTTTAAGACCAAGTGAACTCATCCCTCAACTAAAAAATCTTCCAATAGTTACAAATAAAATGCGTATATTAGCTATAACAATTTTCACTATTGGGTTAGCTAAGAAATTAATATTTGCAGACCAACTTGCTCCTTATGTTGATTCTGTGTATGCTAGTCCCACAACTGCTTTATATCATGAATGGTTGATAGCTATATATGGATTTAGCGTTCAAATATATTGTGATTTTAGTGGATATAGTGATATGGCTATTGGTCTTGCGCTTTTTTTTGGAATTAAATTACCTATTAATTTTGATCGCCCTTATTTAGCTACAACTGTACCTGATATATGGAGAAAGTGGCATATCACTCTTTCAACTTGGTTTAGAGATTATATATATTTCCCAATTGCAGGTAGAAAAACAAACATACAGTTACACTTTTTTGCGGCGCTCTTTACTATGACTGTTTGTGGTTTTTGGCATGGTGCAAGTTGGAATTTTATACTTTGGGGATTTTTGAATGGTCTTCTTGTCGCAATTACAAATTTATTACGAATAAAAAGAATTAAAATTCCTTTTCCTACAGCATTAAAAATTTTTCTAACTTTTCATTGGTGGGTTTTTTCAACTATTCTATTTAGATCAACTGACTTATCGAATGCTATGGATGTGTGTGCTCAAGCAATAAATTGGAGTACTTTTAATATATTTGCCTTAAAAGAGTATATTTTTCCTATTATTTTAATAACTATATTTTTTATGAGTCATTATTTTGATCAATTTAGTCGTGTGGAAAAAATAACAAACCAAATTAACAAAAAATATCTCTTCTTATTTTTACTTATGATTTGGATAATTGCTATTGTACTTGGTAGTTCAAGTGAAGAATCTGAGAAGTTTATATATTTCGATTTTTAA
- a CDS encoding ABC transporter ATP-binding protein, whose translation MNIIDFENINVGYDEKIILKDITLKIKEKEHWAILGANGSGKSTLMKLIQSEIHPRRTNEFKKEILGKATYSISDLKKQLGIITNDLHNYIATQGYFLSGYIVVLSGHYSSLGVFKHQDFTEAQHEKARETMKYLEIEHLADKYVQEMSTGELRKCIVARALIHDPKAFILDEPTVGLDIKAQINFIKMIQKLSKNCSIILVTHHLEEIFEEIQNVALIYDNTIYKSGKKEDILTSENLSEIFDTNVHINMKNNRYYVEEIF comes from the coding sequence ATGAATATTATTGATTTTGAAAATATAAATGTAGGATATGACGAAAAAATTATATTAAAAGATATAACTCTAAAAATAAAAGAAAAAGAACACTGGGCAATACTTGGAGCAAATGGAAGTGGGAAATCAACTTTGATGAAACTAATCCAATCAGAAATCCATCCAAGAAGAACAAATGAATTTAAAAAAGAGATTTTAGGAAAAGCAACTTACTCTATTTCTGATTTAAAAAAACAATTAGGAATCATCACAAATGATTTACACAACTATATTGCAACTCAAGGTTATTTTCTAAGTGGATATATCGTTGTTTTAAGTGGTCACTATAGCTCTCTTGGAGTTTTTAAACATCAAGATTTTACAGAAGCTCAACACGAAAAAGCAAGAGAGACTATGAAGTATTTGGAGATTGAACATCTAGCAGATAAATATGTTCAAGAAATGTCAACGGGGGAGCTGAGAAAATGTATAGTTGCAAGGGCATTAATCCACGACCCAAAAGCTTTCATCCTTGATGAACCGACTGTTGGACTTGATATAAAAGCGCAAATAAATTTTATTAAAATGATTCAAAAGCTATCAAAAAATTGCTCAATAATCCTTGTAACGCATCACTTAGAAGAGATTTTTGAAGAGATACAAAATGTGGCTTTGATTTATGATAATACAATCTATAAAAGCGGGAAAAAAGAGGATATTTTAACAAGTGAAAATCTATCAGAAATATTTGATACAAATGTACATATCAATATGAAAAATAATAGATATTATGTGGAAGAGATTTTCTAA
- a CDS encoding GyrI-like domain-containing protein, translating to MKVTRVKKLMISGISVVTNNEFEMSEENGKIAQLWEEYFANDVYKKTFDKANSDFMYGVYSNYESDASGNYKVTVGVEVTKPKNAIVIEDKKYLVFTKQGELPMVVVELWEEIWDYFEKNSEYERAFEIDFEKYAKEDEIEIYVSIK from the coding sequence ATGAAAGTTACAAGAGTAAAAAAACTAATGATTTCAGGTATCAGTGTAGTTACAAACAATGAATTTGAAATGAGTGAAGAAAATGGCAAAATAGCACAACTTTGGGAAGAATATTTTGCAAATGATGTTTATAAAAAAACTTTCGATAAAGCAAACAGTGATTTTATGTATGGAGTTTATAGCAACTACGAGTCAGATGCAAGCGGAAACTACAAAGTAACTGTTGGAGTTGAAGTTACAAAACCAAAAAATGCCATAGTAATTGAAGATAAAAAATATTTAGTTTTCACAAAACAAGGGGAACTTCCAATGGTTGTAGTTGAATTATGGGAAGAAATTTGGGATTATTTTGAAAAAAATAGCGAATATGAAAGAGCTTTTGAAATAGATTTTGAAAAATATGCAAAAGAAGATGAGATAGAGATTTACGTTTCTATAAAATAG
- a CDS encoding GNAT family N-acetyltransferase, with protein MKNYLEETEIIDFKNEEVFNLAFELSKDCKTDEEIAKNCFTYVRDNINHSGDFKDEITTCKASDVLKYKTGWCYAKSHLLAALLRANGIPAGFCYQRLSCSEYKKDIYCLHGLNAIYLKNYGWYKIDARGNKEGVNAQFNPPFEELAFKLEKDEFDLPNIYSKPLDVVIEALKKNKTYDEMINIFPNVSHFIGKAKTFDALRLSQITNELTSYIFEKEVPKWFEDELLEESFKERILSDEYEYFIYVIENKIVGFITIKNKNHLFHLFVDEKYHKKGIAKKLWQYINEHFDVSNMSVNASLFSIKTYESFGFKISGEQSEYLGLNYQPMSYKC; from the coding sequence ATGAAAAACTATTTAGAAGAAACAGAAATTATAGATTTTAAAAATGAAGAAGTTTTTAATCTTGCTTTTGAGTTATCAAAAGATTGTAAAACAGATGAAGAAATAGCAAAAAATTGTTTTACTTATGTAAGAGATAATATCAATCATAGTGGTGATTTCAAAGATGAAATTACAACTTGTAAAGCTAGCGATGTATTAAAATATAAAACTGGTTGGTGTTATGCAAAATCTCATCTTTTAGCTGCACTTTTAAGAGCAAATGGTATTCCTGCTGGGTTTTGTTATCAAAGATTATCTTGTAGTGAATATAAAAAAGATATTTATTGTTTACATGGTTTAAATGCAATTTATTTGAAAAATTATGGTTGGTATAAAATAGATGCAAGAGGAAATAAAGAGGGCGTAAATGCCCAGTTTAATCCACCTTTTGAAGAACTTGCTTTCAAACTAGAAAAAGATGAGTTTGATTTGCCAAATATTTATTCTAAACCTTTAGATGTTGTAATTGAAGCTTTGAAAAAAAATAAAACTTATGATGAAATGATAAATATTTTTCCAAATGTTAGCCATTTTATAGGAAAAGCAAAAACTTTTGATGCTCTAAGATTAAGCCAAATAACAAATGAATTAACAAGTTATATCTTTGAAAAAGAAGTACCAAAATGGTTTGAAGATGAACTTTTAGAAGAGAGCTTTAAAGAAAGAATTTTAAGTGATGAATACGAGTATTTTATTTATGTAATCGAAAATAAAATTGTGGGATTTATAACAATCAAAAATAAAAATCATCTTTTTCATCTTTTTGTTGATGAAAAATATCATAAAAAAGGCATTGCAAAAAAACTTTGGCAATACATAAACGAGCATTTTGATGTTTCAAATATGAGCGTAAATGCTTCGCTTTTTTCAATAAAAACATATGAATCTTTTGGATTTAAAATAAGTGGTGAACAAAGTGAATATTTAGGTTTAAACTATCAGCCTATGAGTTATAAATGTTAA
- a CDS encoding alpha/beta fold hydrolase, whose translation MFTHKNNTYLQIDTAKIYYEELGDKSKDILLFLHGGLGTIEDLGEIAKDFINDYRIIGIDSRGHGASTLGKNKLSYELIENDIYAILDYLNIKKVSIIGFSDGGIVGLRMASSNKIKVEKLVSIASSWNLDEQQKDIYKSLTVEEMKNIFSKEYDLYQKLNSEANFELLSKELIKMWIDESSSGYPNENVKNISAKTLLIRGDNDFLTSLNSFEVLQSKLSECSILNIPFAEHEVYKEEKEIVVSYIKRFF comes from the coding sequence ATGTTTACTCATAAAAATAATACTTATTTACAAATTGATACAGCAAAAATTTACTATGAAGAGTTAGGTGATAAAAGTAAAGATATTCTTCTATTTTTACATGGTGGATTAGGAACTATTGAAGATTTAGGTGAAATAGCAAAAGATTTTATAAACGATTATAGAATTATTGGCATTGACAGTAGAGGACATGGAGCTTCTACATTAGGAAAAAATAAATTATCGTATGAACTTATAGAAAATGATATATATGCTATTTTAGATTATTTAAATATAAAAAAAGTTTCGATTATAGGTTTTAGTGATGGCGGTATTGTTGGTTTAAGAATGGCTTCTTCAAATAAAATAAAAGTTGAAAAACTCGTTTCAATAGCTTCTTCTTGGAATCTTGATGAACAACAAAAAGATATATATAAATCATTAACAGTTGAAGAAATGAAAAATATTTTTTCTAAAGAGTATGATTTATATCAAAAACTAAACTCAGAAGCAAATTTTGAATTATTATCAAAAGAATTGATTAAAATGTGGATAGATGAGTCAAGTAGTGGCTATCCAAATGAAAATGTAAAAAATATTAGTGCAAAAACACTTTTAATAAGAGGAGATAATGATTTTTTAACTTCATTAAATAGTTTTGAAGTTCTTCAAAGTAAATTAAGTGAGTGCTCAATTTTAAATATCCCTTTTGCTGAACATGAAGTATATAAAGAAGAAAAAGAGATAGTTGTTTCATATATAAAAAGATTTTTCTAA
- a CDS encoding GyrI-like domain-containing protein — MKVKYLEKFYVAGITTRTNNKIELDETTEQIPQLWQRYVDENIESKTFNKSRNLAMFGVYNKYEKDVNSDYDYTIGVEVTKFKNAITIEKDRYLVFSKKGEFPKVVIETWHEVWNYFASKECEYERVYNFDFEKYSKDDEIEIYISIK; from the coding sequence ATGAAAGTAAAATATTTAGAAAAATTTTATGTTGCGGGAATCACAACAAGAACTAACAACAAAATAGAATTAGATGAAACAACAGAACAGATACCGCAACTTTGGCAAAGATATGTAGATGAAAATATTGAAAGTAAAACATTCAACAAGTCAAGAAATTTGGCTATGTTTGGAGTTTACAACAAATATGAAAAAGATGTAAATTCTGATTATGATTATACAATTGGCGTTGAAGTTACAAAATTTAAGAATGCAATTACTATAGAAAAAGATAGATATTTAGTATTTTCAAAAAAAGGTGAATTTCCAAAAGTTGTAATAGAAACTTGGCATGAAGTTTGGAACTATTTTGCTTCAAAAGAGTGTGAATATGAAAGAGTATACAATTTTGATTTTGAAAAATATTCAAAAGATGATGAAATAGAAATATATATTTCTATAAAGTAA
- a CDS encoding NAD(P)-dependent alcohol dehydrogenase, protein MKGFAMLKIGQVAWIEKEKPTCGVMDAIVKPIAVSPCSSDIHTVWAGALGDRHDMILGHEAVGEVVEIGSLVKDFKVGDKVIVPAITPDWNSLEAQRGYSMHSGGMLAGWKFSNFKDGVFAEYFHVNDADGNLALIPEGVDPIEAVMLCDMVPTGFHGAELADVQFGDTVCVIGIGPVGLMAVAGAVSRGASRLFAIGSRPKCIEVAKEFGATDIINYHEGDIVEQIMEKTQGKGVDKVIIAGGNSDTFIQAVKIVKPGGRIGNVNYLGEGEFIKIPRVEWGNGMAHKTIVGGLMPGGRLRMEKLASLIQTNRINPEKLITHRFNGKEHIEEALLLMKDKPKDLIKPVVIF, encoded by the coding sequence ATGAAAGGTTTTGCAATGTTGAAAATTGGGCAAGTAGCTTGGATTGAAAAAGAAAAACCAACTTGCGGGGTAATGGATGCAATAGTTAAACCTATAGCTGTTTCCCCTTGTTCATCTGATATTCATACTGTTTGGGCTGGTGCTTTAGGCGATAGGCATGATATGATTTTAGGACATGAGGCTGTTGGGGAAGTTGTAGAAATTGGCTCACTTGTAAAAGATTTCAAAGTAGGTGATAAGGTTATTGTTCCTGCAATTACTCCTGATTGGAATAGTTTAGAAGCTCAACGAGGATATTCTATGCATTCAGGCGGAATGTTGGCTGGTTGGAAATTTTCAAACTTTAAAGATGGAGTATTTGCTGAATATTTCCATGTAAATGATGCTGATGGAAATCTAGCTCTTATTCCTGAGGGAGTTGATCCTATTGAAGCTGTTATGTTGTGTGATATGGTACCTACTGGTTTTCATGGTGCGGAGCTTGCTGATGTTCAATTTGGTGATACGGTTTGTGTAATAGGTATTGGGCCAGTTGGACTAATGGCAGTAGCAGGTGCAGTTAGTAGAGGTGCATCAAGATTATTTGCTATTGGTTCACGTCCAAAATGTATAGAAGTAGCCAAAGAGTTTGGAGCGACTGATATTATCAATTATCATGAAGGCGATATTGTTGAACAAATCATGGAAAAAACACAAGGAAAAGGTGTTGATAAAGTGATAATTGCTGGTGGAAATTCTGATACTTTTATCCAAGCTGTTAAAATTGTAAAACCAGGTGGAAGAATAGGAAATGTAAACTATTTAGGAGAGGGTGAATTTATTAAAATTCCAAGAGTTGAATGGGGAAATGGAATGGCTCATAAAACAATTGTTGGTGGGTTAATGCCAGGGGGAAGACTTAGAATGGAAAAATTAGCTTCTTTGATACAAACAAATAGAATAAATCCAGAAAAACTTATTACTCATAGATTTAATGGAAAAGAACATATAGAAGAGGCTTTACTTTTAATGAAAGATAAACCAAAAGATTTGATAAAACCAGTTGTGATTTTTTGA
- a CDS encoding helix-hairpin-helix domain-containing protein → MGFSKEQKEELLKVKYVGETVVKRFEQIGINSLEDLAKSSVEEITDIVSDILGSSCWKNSPQAKKAVQNAIDFAKNHPKL, encoded by the coding sequence ATGGGATTTTCAAAAGAGCAAAAAGAAGAACTTTTAAAAGTAAAATATGTAGGTGAAACGGTTGTTAAACGATTTGAACAGATTGGTATTAACTCTTTAGAAGATTTGGCAAAAAGTAGTGTGGAAGAGATAACAGATATTGTTTCAGATATTTTGGGAAGTTCTTGTTGGAAAAATAGTCCACAAGCTAAAAAAGCAGTTCAAAATGCAATAGATTTTGCAAAAAATCACCCTAAATTATAA
- a CDS encoding chorismate mutase, with protein sequence MIECNSIDEVRNNINNIDEQIVKLIAQRGEFVKQAAKFKKDSDAVKAPKRVEEVINKVKDLAKSTGANEEVVENVYRSMIDSFINAEMKEFEKLK encoded by the coding sequence ATGATTGAATGTAATTCAATAGATGAAGTTAGAAATAATATAAATAACATTGATGAACAAATAGTAAAACTAATAGCCCAAAGAGGTGAATTTGTAAAACAAGCAGCAAAGTTCAAAAAAGATAGCGATGCTGTAAAAGCACCAAAAAGAGTGGAAGAAGTTATCAATAAAGTAAAAGATTTAGCAAAATCAACTGGTGCAAATGAAGAAGTTGTGGAAAATGTTTATAGAAGTATGATTGATAGTTTTATAAATGCAGAGATGAAAGAGTTTGAAAAGTTAAAATGA